In Aedes albopictus strain Foshan chromosome 3, AalbF5, whole genome shotgun sequence, the following are encoded in one genomic region:
- the LOC115262033 gene encoding uncharacterized protein LOC115262033, protein MRRNDIGHHYSTLQVTLIQRMAAIILFHRKPQRPTHCPVIIKMSHQSPHREHSVPVQYPRCMDVPSLPVLMSKEPFMRKTLRKIKFQLLAWIASDTLEPEQLRQVPRKLRMTVLTVYFLLEQRAIELFEADAFLQVAHDVTYNTYDIRAVVYPETVSIHPFVLVFLFQKIYALVAKAVCLVSLEEANSFRNDPPFDGVLFHRLYDKWSKGQRILDDIKEWRIYDSLANDQ, encoded by the coding sequence ATGCGTCGGAACGACATAGGACACCACTATTCAACGCTTCAGGTTACGCTAATCCAGCGTATGGCCGCAATTATCCTGTTTCATCGCAAGCCGCAACGACCAACTCACTGCCCGGTCATCATTAAAATGAGTCATCAAAGTCCTCACCGGGAACACAGTGTACCAGTACAATATCCACGTTGCATGGATGTACCGAGTTTGCCCGTACTGATGTCCAAGGAACCGTTTATGCGTAAAACTCTGCGCAAGATCAAATTCCAACTGTTGGCGTGGATTGCATCGGATACTCTCGAACCCGAACAATTGCGACAAGTTCCGCGGAAGCTACGCATGACTGTGCTCACCGTGTACTTCTTGCTGGAGCAGCGGGCCATTGAACTCTTCGAAGCTGATGCATTTTTGCAGGTGGCCCATGATGTGACCTACAATACGTACGATATCCGGGCCGTTGTTTATCCAGAAACGGTCAGCATTCACCCATTCGTGCTGGTTTTCCTGTTCCAGAAGATTTACGCACTCGTGGCCAAGGCTGTTTGCTTGGTCAGCTTGGAGGAGGCGAACAGCTTCCGCAATGATCCTCCTTTCGACGGAGTTTTGTTCCATAGGCTGTACGACAAGTGGAGTAAGGGGCAGCGCATTTTGGATGACATCAAGGAGTGGCGAATTTATGACTCGTTGGCAAATGACCAGTAA